The Gossypium hirsutum isolate 1008001.06 chromosome A03, Gossypium_hirsutum_v2.1, whole genome shotgun sequence genome contains the following window.
ATGGTTTCTTCAAAGATATCTTCTATCAGCATCAATACTGTTGTCTATTTCACGCATCATCCATCGGAGCTGCGATCGATATAAGAAAATGTTGGTATGTGCCAATGATTCTTTTCCCAAGGCAAAGTATCCATTCCTAAAAACTTGAAACAAGCTAACTTTGTTCCCCATTGTGCATCTAGGAATGCAGCCCTCCAAAGCTtcaagaggttttttttttttttttttggtgttttaGTTGAAGGATCGGTGAGGTATCGGGTTAAAGCATTGCGGAATTTTCTCTTATTGAGTTTTGGTCTGTTATTTCCATAGATTTTTGTTCAAGTGCTTTAGATGTGGATGACTGATAGCTTTTAGGTGTCACTTATGTAATCATTAAGGTTCATGCCGCAGCAATGAGATTGGGGTTATAAAGGGATAATGTAACTATTAGTCCCTGGAGATTTCATGAATTCATGCAAACCGTGTATCATTTGTTTTCTACATACGCGTTTTACCGtctataaaaattgattttttgagGTTCATAGCTGCCCCTCCGAaggatattatttttaaagtttgaacCTTATTTCAAAAAGAGAAACTACATTAAACAAGAAAGTTACTGTCGGATCGAAGACAAATTTCCGGTGCAGTTCATCCTTTACCGAGAAAACCTGCTGTTCTTCCACACATGAAACCTGATGTACATATTATCCGAAAAGTAACTCTAGATAATCTTCTGCAACATTCAaggaatacatatatatatccatatatatatacatctaaGGTGTTCTTTTGAGGGTGTACTTCAATTATGATGGGGTTTTTCTAAGTAACAAAGCTAAAATATAGCAGAGGATGGAGTCAACTGATGACAGTGCAACAATGAGCCCGGCTACGAGAACAAGAGTTAAAATAGCAGTCTTCagctacaaaaaaaaaaaccgaaGATGAAAATGCGTAAGTTTGGGCATACAAATTTGTTATCTGAACAAAAAATTCTTCGACTTCCAAGTGCAACTTAGTTTTTCAATACTTACCGTGCTTACAAAGCTTGGCCATTCTATGTATTTCAGTTGACTAGGTTGCTCAACCAGAAACACAAACAAAGATCTTAAGCCCCTAAAAGCATCAAGCACCAGTTACTCAACAAAGGCAACATATATATGCGCGCGCGCACACGCACACACTTGTACATTGATgataaaagtaccatgaaggccCCTGAAGAGtcagattacattttgccccttttacttaaaaaatgagcaaattagtccctgtatgctagatcaaaaattaaaataatcttttcaggtaaaattttcgTCAATTTCTACTGCTAAAAAGTAACAGAATAAGTAGACAATTACACGTGGTGTGCCACGTGTACCTTATGCCGACGTACAAGAACCTATTTTTAGCcgtagaaatagatgaaaattttaagaaaaggaCCAGTTTTTCCTTTAATCTAATGTACcgagactaatttgcccattttttgagtagagggggcaaaatgcaatccgactctTTGTAAAAGGgcttctatgatacttttacttaTATCAATCGATTAATATGCTTATATCATCAAGCAGAAGCAGCATTATCGCGAGCCTCTTAAAGTGCAAGATGCTACAAAAACAGGGTAAGGGAGGGAAGCTATAATAAGGAAAAAGAGAGCAGTCTTCGGTGAATTACCATATGGTTTCTCTAACCAGACTTAGCCAGAAAGGTTCCTCGGGTAATTCGTCATCAAAACTCAATTGATGCCTGTTACTTCCTACAGACACGACATGCCTGCTCGTACGAGGCTTCCTAAGAGAACTTCCTCTACAAAGCTATAAGAATATAAAGAAGGATTCAAGAATTGAATAAGCAATACTGCCTAACATGGTGATCATATACAGGGATTTGAGACAATATAACAGATAAATATTACCTTTCCATAAAATGGTTGATTAGGATTATAACAATCAAATCTAGTTCTTTGGTACCTATTAAGCTGAACAGATAGCTTATGATAACTAGGATAAAGCAAACCTACAAAAGtagaatagaaagaaaaaaaatgaaaagcatAATCCAAAGCATTATAAGAtattaaaaaggttaaattctactattagctCCTGTACCATGCAAAGATTATGAATTTAGTCCTTGTatctaatttgatcattttttgtccttgtatttttcaaattttgaattttttaggcCTAACTAAATGGTAATCATTAAGTTCATTAAGTTTtgctatttctaaaatctaatatgGCCAACATATTATCACATGTATAATGACATGTTAGCTTGCTATTTTCACAAGATACTAGAAAAAAACTTGTTAATTGATTTAATGCTCGCTGTTTGAGTCAAGATTGAAGTTTTAAAATGCCAACAGTATGGGGACTAAAACCTGACCAAATTGGAGAGCATGGATTAAATTCATGGACTTTTGCAAAGTAGAAaactaatagaagaattttaacaaacaaatttaacttgctaattaaaaaagtatagggattaaacgTGACGAATTCGAAAGGTATAGGGACTGGAATTGATCAAATTAGAGTGCATGGATGAAATCCATAACTTAGCATACTATaaggactaatagcagaatttaaccccCAAAAAAACTAAGTCCAGAACTAAAACCTGAACAATTTGCTGGCAATCTAGAAGCAATCACCATTGCGCCAAAGTTGGTTGCTATTATAATCTTGCCTATCAAGCACGAAATAGAAGAAACATACAGaagataatttcatatatattgcTATAAATTAACCTACAAATAACAAATACCCAGATAGCAAAACCATGTTAAATCCACTTCTATCATTTCAATTTCCCTTTCCACACGTGCTAACCGTTCtagaaaaactttaaatttaatgtAAACTCCCAAATGTAAATCTTTCACCctacttttgtttttgtttttgttttttgttttttttttggtgcaAAGAAAAGAACCAGAAAAGAAcaacaaaaggaaaaagaaacccAGAAAGTGAAGCACACAGTGAATTAGATGGTACCGTTTGATTGGAGAGGAAGATCAATGAAGCTCAGCTGTAGGTTGTCTTCAAAAACCCAGTCGCAAAGTGAGAGGTTTTAGCCATTAGAGATGATTTTTCCATGACCAAATCTAAGATATAGCATATTCAGGGCATTGCATTAGGCCCATGAAATGAGCCCATACAACATCTTTGTCTAATccgaaataaaagaaaataaaacgaTAAATTGCAcccaaggtcactaaactatttgtaagtttaatttttagttacttaactttaaaaaattacaaaatagtatttaactatttgaaaattttcatttaacttcaacaaattgcaaaataaattattaaatattgaattaataaCCTTGTAATTAAGCATTCTTGCAATTACTTTATAGTGTCCAAACGAACTCTAAGTACGTCAACTGAGCAAGTCGAGTTACTTTTCaattatctattttataattaagtctatttttatccctaaatttaaaaatcataaaagtttgatgatgtagccacatcatcatttaaaaattaaaaaaattatataaattttgaggtCATCATGGTTGGACATGTCAAACCAACAATTCTTGATGAAACTAGTTCGATTGGTCTGAATGCTAaaccaataataattaaataaaaaatattaaatcaattcAACCTATTCAACTGTCGATTTTTGTCCTGATTTTAGATTTTTCCCTCAAGCAGTTTCTAAGTCAATTGACTCAACGCCTTTGTTTAGATTGTTATATCATTCAATTCTCTATCCGATCATTCTAGTAACATTGGTCACATCATCAAATCTTAATAGCATTCAAGTTCAGGATCAAAATAGATCTAATTGCCAAGTTAAAGAATCAAAgtagataaaaaatatatatgaatagcAAAATGAACCTAATTGTCAAGTTGAGGGACCTTAAATTATATTatcccttttatttaatcaactCAACCCACCGGCCCAATCCGTTAAAAATAATACTCTTTATTTTCCCTCAATAATCACTTCTAACAGAGACAACCAACAGTCTTAAAAACTGCAGTTCCCTGAAACTTCCTCAAGATCAGTCACTGCACAAGCAAAAGAaattcttctctctttttctttttttctttttatgttagaTCAGTATTAAGCGTGTGCGTGTGTatgtatatacacacacatatatatatattaagcatATGGAAAGACAGCCACTTAAACAAAAACCTCCATTGTTAAAAGCTTGACTTAAAAAATTCCCCTCCAAATATAGAAATTAACGATTTATTTCGATTCAAAAATCATTCCTTTTCTGATTCATGGATATACCCAGTAttgaaaaaccaaaaaagaaTCTCGATCAACCCTCAATAAACTCTCATTCACCGGCTTTTCTCTTACACAACAACGGTTTCAGTTCATGTTTAGACATTGAGATGATCGCCGTGAAATCAGTTTCTTACATCAGTTTGAAAGACTTGATGCCGGCGGCGTCATCTTCATCGCAGTCGTCTCCGCCACAGCAAGCGGCAGCAGCGGTTAGTTCTCCGATAAAGAGTAGTAATTCGAGCTGGAACGAAATACCCATCAAGAACCCGCTGGTGAAACAGGCTGCTTTGGCTTACTTGCAGCCTATGTCGAGCCCATCGCCGGCCGGAGAAAAGGGTTTGTTGGAGAAAATCAAAGACAAGTGTTGCGGTGAATGCGGGTGTGTTTCGTGGATATACGATGTCGTTTGGCGGAACATCAAGGAAGTGTTTTGGGAAAGTAGAGAAGATTTTAATGGCGATTATTATGATGACGATGAAGACGATGATAAAGTTGACTGAAACTGAGATCGCAGGGGTTTTTTTTCCAGGCAGGTTGAGGTTTGACCGGTAGATATTGGTTTAATTTGTAAATAgagaatttctttttctattttcatatatttttttgactttttgcaTGTGCAAGTATAgtggaaaaaaattgaagaaattattgaaaaattcaATGTTCAAAGCTTCTTGAAGGAGAATCTGTAGGGGTTTTTAATTAAGAACTCAGTCCCTAGTccctattttaataaaaaattgatttttgtatCTAGTTATTACTAAACATATAAAATTGATTTGCTTAGTTGATTTTTTGCTAATTAAATGCATACAAATTACTAAAATGTTAAGGCTTAGTGGTGccaaattggactaatttgataaattaaagtgGAGGGATTATAGGGGTgaagttagaaattttatttggggagagataaaattataaaatattgaagggggaaaagtttaaaattttgtgttaaaatgtttaaattatattataattttttttggaggGTTTAAAATGcagattttccatttattcaaaagttgaaggacttaatttgaataatttatattatggGAGGGGCTTATTGGATATTATTCCATTTAATCCAGAGGGCCAAGGCCCCCTTCGGCTTCGTCAGTAGGGATTTAACTACGTAGGAGAGCCGTAGTTAAAACCCTTTATTGACACCTTAATTAAATTATCagggttcaaatatgaaattccTCCACTTTGTACCAAATTCATAAAGTATTTTAGTCTAATTCTTTGAATGGCAGTAATTACAACATAAATCAGTAAACCCCTCAGCAAATGTTCAATATTTGGGTTTAGTCCTATTATTGttacttaattattaagtttggtGAATTCCATTATATATCTTGTTTtgcattttaaattaattatttcttgttacattttatatcttattatttaagaaaGTGAGGGGAATAACATTATTTGCATTATgatattttaaactattataaCCGCTCCTTATCTactatctaaaataaaaaaattcactttacCCCGCATTcacttttcaaacaaaaaatatttacTCCATTCGGAGCGGAGCAGTTTGGAATCTATGGGATTTGTTCGGGTTTTGTCATCACCAACCCCAATAGTGGCAAGCTTGAGCTTGAATTGAAATTCGAGACTCAATACTCGACTTGAGCTTGAACGAACATCAACTTCTAAGCTGAGACACAACTAAAGACATAAACAAGTTACTCGCAAGTTACTCGAGTTTGATTAAACTTGTTTGTCAAATTTCATACTCAAACTAGAATTCGAGCTTAGTTAAGTTCATTTGTAATCAAACTCGAACTTGTTCACACTTAAGCTTTTTCTACATAATAAAggtaaattttaatttcacaatATAGAAATGTATTAAAATGAAAAGCTTGATTTGGATAGCGAACCATTTGAATTAAGAAATAAGGTGCTTGAATTCGATTTGTGCGATAGCTCAAGTTGCTCGAGCTTGAGTTCAGCTCGataattattcataatttcattttaaattgagttaaatcaTTTTTTAGGGTTTGAACTTGATAACAATTCTCACATTGGggtctaaattatttttttgtccaaattaacttttgaacttgataatggTTCCTATGTTAAGGCTTGAACTAGACAAATGTTCGCATATAAAGGCTTAAactatttttttgtctaaattaattTCTGAATTTAACAATTGCTCCCACACGTAAActtaaagtttcaaaaaaatacCGGAACTAATTGCCAAATTTATGCTCAAAAAGTGAATTAAGTCTTTCAAATTTGTGGAGTATCTTAGAGTGGTTAAAGTATGTTGGGGGAAGGAAGGGTTGGTCGACACCAATCCAACCCTTTTGACTGTGACACCAATTTTTTCTCTAACATATAATATTACATGGATCTTTCTACACTATTTGGTCATGGCCAAATTTGCTTCACGTGCGTTAACGTGGCttgaaacaaaaaaggaaaaaaatgtgaTTAATTTGGATGGATATAgagatgaatttagaaatttttttagtcggaaattaaattgtatatttttacaataataaaaatgtaattctattatttaatgacttatatttttataatttttaaaagattaaatcaaatttttattattttttgggaccaaagtacaattttaactattattaatttaaaatcttataaattataaaatgcttaaataaataaaaaaatcatttcaggGAGCTGAGACCTCTGCCACCCCTCGATCAGCTTTTGATggatatataattaaaattcacCGTCaactttttgtattttttattatgaaaaaatacaataatttaaattcttttttttgttatatctCACTTTTCgagattaatatttttatttacactttttcAAATTTCAGATAAATGTTTGAATTTGACATTGATTGATAACTTGACTTTTGAACAGATTTAACAGATTTAAAAATCAAGGAAGATTTTTTTCATTAGTTATCTATTAGTATaagaaaattgataaaatttatttcattcttGACAGCGTAATATAAACTTCACTTCGAGTAAAAAGTttaatatctttttaaataaaatttcgaactttttttattcaatatGAGTGTagtattatgattttttatttttagtttttgatatAATGTTTAGAATTTCTTATTGTCTCTCCCTGAActttaaataagaagataatacgtttcagcacactcgaacccacatcctcttaTAAGCAACAGTATcaatattaattgaattaaaaactcaatcgaaaaataaaattacgaatttaataattatgaataaaatttctcCTAACCTTTGTTTATGGACccacaaatataaaataatttttttgaaagttaagtGGATGAGGTGCATGTGGAATAAAATAACTTGGTTTGGCTTTTGATTTGGTGTTATATAAACctttagcttttcttttttttttttatgctttACCAAAATGTTAAAACGtcatacaaaggaaaaagaatgtTCATCATTATTTCGAAGTGAGCTTAGGTGTTTGTCTTTGAAACAAAATTGTGTTCTTTAAAACATCATTGTCTGTGTTTCTTTTGGTAAATTATATTTGaagtcattaaataattaataaatttatattttggtcacttaatttttaaaaattataaaataatcattgaatcacttgaaaattttcatttaagttattgagcTGTTAAAATCGTTGTTATATGGCATTCTTTGTTCGTACCATTAGCAATAATCGAAAGCCCTCATTCCCCTTCTCTTatacagtttaattttttttcatgaaatagtttTGAACATCACGAATTTACAAACTAAAATCCAAATATTTTTCTTCTCTGATTTTTGAAACGGATCGTcaaattaacttgaatttaaggTATATTCTCCTATTCACTGGCGGGTATTGATTCATTGGACTTATCATTGAATCGTTGCTTGGAGGTACTAGCTAaaccttttttattattaaataatagcccaataacttaaataaaaacttaagaATAGTtcagtgatttaaatgaaaactttcgaatagttcaatgactattttgtaactttttaaagttgagtggcCAAAAcctaaacttactaatagtttagggACTTTCAGAACAGTTTAGCCTTTTATAGGAAAAATGAGAGTGACGTAAATGTAGTCGGTGGAAAAATACAAACGCAAAATCAGTATCTTAATTTCGCCGCGTAATCGACACTACTTccttattttagtattttattactTATCAGTGggttttatattattcattttaataaaCCTTAAATTTTATAGAAAATGATGAAGGGTTAATATACCAATTAGTACTTGAATTTTGTTctaatattcaatttggtacttagATTTTGTTTTGTATGTAAGTTCGGgttcaatattcaatttggtacctagaTCAAATAATATCATTTGAACGAATGAATATTTGACACATATGCTTTACTAAAAACAACATAGGTAGTTAATTAGgacaaaaaaatttaggtactaaattaaTCATTGAAGCTAAACTTAGGTACTTAATTAAgacaaaataaattcaattatcaaattGGAAGAACTCAAGCACCAATTTGAATATTGAAGTTAAACTcgggtactaaattgaatattaaaactaAACTCAGATACGAAATAGTATATTAACCCTTTGAATAAATTTGCATGCAAGAAAAGCAATTTAGCCTTTTTAAGCCCGTATTTATTTTGCGGGAAAGAAATCACCAAATGCACTATTGTTGGATCTTTGATTCACGTATTAAAAAAAATGCactattatttgaaattttcggGTCTAATGATGGGAATATTTAATCTATTAAGGTAAAATTTGGGATTCATCCCTCTACTTTAATCTAgcataatttgatattttattttattttatcatgttATTAGTGAATACAAATTCATAACATTATTAGTTGATATCGTGAAATTGAtaatgtaaattttaattttattgttatttaatcacaaaattaaatcaaataatgtcaataaaaaatttaaacttgtttttttttttaaaatcacaccATGGCACTTTAACAAGTGAGTAAATCTATTTAGATATactaataacatttaaaaatgatagaaaaaaatGTCCATTGACTTTTAGTTCGATTGGTATGGGTGTTGTTATTAATGCAAGcatattattctcctatttatgggttggggaagGGTTATGCGTAATTCTAACCATTAGGTCAAAAAAAGTAGAtataatcaaaacttataatgaaattatttttgtcGAATGTTTTTTTTATTGCCAACAAATAATTCATTGAATTGGAAATCATTACAATAAGATGAGTCGTAAGATCTTAGAACatcaaagagaaagtccaaagaaatacaaataatagaaaaattatgAACGTTTGACTGAAACTTAAGTCATACTAGAAGATTGTccgactttaaaaaaaaagttgacaTTATAAATACAAGTCACTTCGTGGGTGCTACATCTTATTTTGAACGTCGATTAATATAAATGACTATCATGAATTGATATGTTGTATCTGTGACCGATGATATTGTGATATTCATTTAATCATGTGAAACCTTATAGAACCCTAAATACATCAAAACGAGTCGATTTAAACTTGAGAATCCAAGTTGCCATGAACTCGATCGAGAAGATAGAGTTAGTGCAAACTCGAGAAACTGGAGCTCTTACCCCCTCGAAAAACCTCTCTCCTAGGACTAGGAAGAGACAAGAGCCAAAACCCTAAGCATAATTATTATTCCGTGAAAAACAAGGCCTCTCGATACGGAAAAAAGGAAGGGCGACCGGCGAAAGAAGTGGCAAAGCAAGTGTCGGCGAGGGGGGAGGGCGAAGGAGATGGATGAAAGGAAAGAAGGGTGGGGAGGAAAGACATGAGCTAGGtaacaaaattaaatcaataacaaatcaatttgggtttttaagaaaaaaatatgaattttttatcactattctttatgtttttttttttttaaaactaaaatcttCATTCCTCAGGAATGCTTTGAAGCTCAGGGCTCCAACAATGGCGGCTCTTCTTTTTAATTGCATTAGACCTTAAAAGCTGCTTCTTTCGCAAAAGATTCAAGCGTTCTTCAACAGAAATCGAAGGTGGTGATGAttggtaataataattattattattcttaccAGTACCACCATTGATTATCCCCAACATTTGCCTCAAATCTTGCTTCTTCACTACAATCTTCACCCTCAAAGCACCATTTTCGTGGATATGAGAGACGACACCACCTCCACGATTGTTGCTAGCATTCGCAATGGCTTCCAGCAAGTAAGTATTATTACTACTTCTTGTTAGAGATTTCTGGTTTCGACTTTTTGATTGTTTGAAATCTCTCTTCGGTGATGCTTTTCCTTCCATTTCTTTTTTCAATATCGAAGAATTAACGTTTAATGCTTATGGTGCTTATATACTTATCCGCCATGGAAACAAACATGTATAGAT
Protein-coding sequences here:
- the LOC107927823 gene encoding uncharacterized protein, with amino-acid sequence MVIASRLPANCSGLLYPSYHKLSVQLNRYQRTRFDCYNPNQPFYGKLCRGSSLRKPRTSRHVVSVGSNRHQLSFDDELPEEPFWLSLVRETIWGLRSLFVFLVEQPSQLKYIEWPSFVSTLKTAILTLVLVAGLIVALSSVDSILCYILALLLRKTPS
- the LOC107927847 gene encoding uncharacterized protein; amino-acid sequence: MDIPSIEKPKKNLDQPSINSHSPAFLLHNNGFSSCLDIEMIAVKSVSYISLKDLMPAASSSSQSSPPQQAAAAVSSPIKSSNSSWNEIPIKNPLVKQAALAYLQPMSSPSPAGEKGLLEKIKDKCCGECGCVSWIYDVVWRNIKEVFWESREDFNGDYYDDDEDDDKVD